One window from the genome of Hydractinia symbiolongicarpus strain clone_291-10 chromosome 1, HSymV2.1, whole genome shotgun sequence encodes:
- the LOC130650523 gene encoding uncharacterized protein LOC130650523: MFEVVLWPKIHKDGIPGRPIVSAVNSITENISEFLNLCLQPLLPKLKSYVKDTKHLIQRLQTIPAQNEHVLLVSADVSSLYTNIPHQEGVDACIHFIRKYRNTLPSFTPNEHVIRTLFSFILENNYFMFLNEIYLQLLGTAMGTKVAPPYASLFLGLFEQVFIFDKFPNLITIFIRFLDDIFFIWEHNKRSRKLKTKLSIKPTDSRALLHFTSYHPHHTKRAKYCMLAFCHFIC, encoded by the exons ATGTTcg AGGTCGTTTTATGGCCAAAAATTCATAAGGATGGCATTCCAGGACGACCAATAGTTTCAGCCGTTAACTCTATAACTGAAAATATCtcagaatttttaaatctttgccTGCAACCTCTCTTACCAAAATTAAAATCATATGTAAAGGACACCAAACATCTAATACAACGGTTACAAACCATACCGGCACAAAATGAACACGTTTTACTTGTATCAGCAGACGTATCCTCACTTTACACCAATATCCCTCATCAAGAAGGAGTTGATGCGTGTATTCATTTCATTAGAAAATACAGAAACACACTGCCTTCATTCACACCCAATGAACATGTAATACGAACGTTGTTTTCGTTTATACTGGAAAATAACTATTTCATGTTCCTAAATGAAATATATCTGCAGTTACTTGGCACAGCCATGGGTACGAAGGTGGCACCACCATACGCATCATTATTCCTGGGTCTTTTTGAGCAGGTGTTTATTTTCGATAAGTTTCCAAATTTAATCACTATATTTATTCGTTTCCTAGACGACATATTCTTCATATGGGAACACA ATAAACGCTCGAGGAAACTCAAAACCAAATTATCTATAAAACCAACTGACAGCAGAGCACTATTACATTTTACGTCGTATCACCCTCACCATACCAAAAGGG caAAATACTGCATGCTAGCGTTTTGCCATTTTATTTGTTAG